A genomic segment from Lasioglossum baleicum chromosome 5, iyLasBale1, whole genome shotgun sequence encodes:
- the Agps gene encoding alkyldihydroxyacetonephosphate synthase isoform X1, translated as MSTIMKTGTAEDVENLNGPTSFESVVPQNRQELLKWNGWGYKDSEFRVNSKSILEFTGNRYPIGNQELPYFTQWVKDVLNVDIQRKNTAQPMPTNLPDSVLSSELLEAIQETNIEYSTKGIDRLIRAHGHTLREIFNLRYGSFQRIPDIVIWPKCHDDVVRVIKLCTRYGATCIPFGGGTSVSGASSCPVNEQRTIILLDTSQMNRILWIDRENLIACFESGIIGQDLEKQLRLQGLTSGHEPDSYEFSSLGGWVATRASGMKKNRYGNIEDLVIRVRMVTGRTEDPEITLERGIMVPRASCGPDFDHMILGSEGTLGVVTEVVMKIRPLPKVVKYGSVVFPNFETGVAALRQVAKERCQPASIRLMDNEQFQFGQVLRPESGWGSLILQGLKQAYITRIKGFKWDQICVATLLFEGNTAAEVAANEQQIYKIAKEHYGVPAGETNGERGYVLTFVIAYIRDLGLDYYILAESFETSVSWNRTLSLCRNVKSRVARECYKNKVEHYFISCRVTQTYDAGCCIYFYMAFNYRNLADPVETYEAIEHSARQEILASGGSLSHHHGVGKLRACYYADAVGEAGVSLYKAAKAHLDPHNVFAAGNLVPNSISKL; from the exons GTATCCAATCGGCAACCAGGAATTACCGTACTTTACGCAATGGGTAAAAGACGTATTAAACGTGGATATACAACGCAAAAATACAGCTCAGCCGATGCCAACGAACCTGCCAGATTCGGTTCTATCGTCGGAATTGTTAGAGGCGATTCAGGAAACGAACATTGAATATTCGACGAAAGGTATCGACCGGCTTATTAGAGCACACGGGCATACGCTAAGGGAGATATTTAATCTGAGGTACGGATCGTTCCAGCGGATACCAGACATTGTCATCTGGCCGA AGTGCCACGACGATGTAGTAAGAGTGATCAAACTGTGTACTCGTTATGGGGCTACCTGTATACCATTTGGCGGTGGAACGAGCGTCAGCGGTGCGTCATCTTGTCCAGTGAATGAACAGCGAACAATCATCTTGCTGGACACTTCCCAGATGAATAGAATATTGTGGATAGATAGAGAAAATTTAATCGCCTGCTTCGAGTCTGGAATCATTGGCCAGGACCTTGAAAAACAGCTACGTCTTCAAGGGCTGACTTCTGGCCACGAACCCGATTCTTATGAATTCTCTAG TTTAGGAGGATGGGTCGCGACAAGGGCGAGTGGTATGAAGAAGAATCGCTATGGGAACATCGAGGATCTAGTGATACGAGTGAGAATGGTCACTGGCAGAACAGAGGATCCCGAGATAACGTTGGAGAGGGGTATCATGGTGCCAAGAGCTTCGTGTGGCCCAGACTTCGACCATATGATCCTTGGCAGTGAAGGGACGTTGGGTGTCGTCACGGAAGTAGTAATGAAAATTAGGCCGTTACCAAAAGTAGTCAAATATGGTAGTGTAGTTTTCCCAAATTTTGAGACGGGCGTAGCGGCGTTGCGTCAG GTAGCCAAAGAACGGTGCCAGCCTGCTAGCATACGCTTGATGGACAACGAACAGTTTCAGTTCGGACAGGTGTTGCGACCGGAGAGCGGTTGGGGTAGTTTAATTTTGCAAGGGTTGAAGCAGGCGTACATCACGAGGATAAAGGGTTTCAAGTGGGACCAGATATGCGTGGCAACTCTGTTGTTCGAGGGTAACACGGCGGCGGAGGTGGCAGCGAACGAGCAACAGATTTACAAGATCGCGAAGGAACACTACGGTGTGCCGGCTGGTGAGACGAACGGTGAACGTGGCTACGTGTTGACGTTCGTGATAGCGTACATCCGAGATCTTGGTTTGGATTACTATATCTTAGCGGAGTCGTTCGAGACGTCGGTTTCTTGGAATCGTACGTTGTCGCTCTGTAGGAACGTGAAGTCGCGCGTGGCCAGGGAGTGTTACAAGAACAAAGTCGAACATTATTTCATTTCTTGCCGCGTGACGCAGACGTACGATGCCGGATGTTGTATATACTTTTACATGGCGTTCAATTACCGAAATCTCGCGGATCCGGTCGAGACGTACGAGGCCATCGAACACTCTGCGCGCCAGGAGATACTCGCCAGCGGTGGTTCCTTGTCCCATCATCACGGCGTAGGTAAATTACGTGCCTGTTACTATGCGGACGCCGTTGGAGAAGCGGGAGTGTCGTTGTACAAGGCTGCGAAAGCACACCTGGACCCCCATAACGTTTTCGCAGCTGGAAATCTGGTCCCAAATAGCATATCGAAACTGTGA
- the Agps gene encoding alkyldihydroxyacetonephosphate synthase isoform X2, with amino-acid sequence MKRIPQTGREIYLAHDPWDMCVRNGRAWQELLKWNGWGYKDSEFRVNSKSILEFTGNRYPIGNQELPYFTQWVKDVLNVDIQRKNTAQPMPTNLPDSVLSSELLEAIQETNIEYSTKGIDRLIRAHGHTLREIFNLRYGSFQRIPDIVIWPKCHDDVVRVIKLCTRYGATCIPFGGGTSVSGASSCPVNEQRTIILLDTSQMNRILWIDRENLIACFESGIIGQDLEKQLRLQGLTSGHEPDSYEFSSLGGWVATRASGMKKNRYGNIEDLVIRVRMVTGRTEDPEITLERGIMVPRASCGPDFDHMILGSEGTLGVVTEVVMKIRPLPKVVKYGSVVFPNFETGVAALRQVAKERCQPASIRLMDNEQFQFGQVLRPESGWGSLILQGLKQAYITRIKGFKWDQICVATLLFEGNTAAEVAANEQQIYKIAKEHYGVPAGETNGERGYVLTFVIAYIRDLGLDYYILAESFETSVSWNRTLSLCRNVKSRVARECYKNKVEHYFISCRVTQTYDAGCCIYFYMAFNYRNLADPVETYEAIEHSARQEILASGGSLSHHHGVGKLRACYYADAVGEAGVSLYKAAKAHLDPHNVFAAGNLVPNSISKL; translated from the exons GTATCCAATCGGCAACCAGGAATTACCGTACTTTACGCAATGGGTAAAAGACGTATTAAACGTGGATATACAACGCAAAAATACAGCTCAGCCGATGCCAACGAACCTGCCAGATTCGGTTCTATCGTCGGAATTGTTAGAGGCGATTCAGGAAACGAACATTGAATATTCGACGAAAGGTATCGACCGGCTTATTAGAGCACACGGGCATACGCTAAGGGAGATATTTAATCTGAGGTACGGATCGTTCCAGCGGATACCAGACATTGTCATCTGGCCGA AGTGCCACGACGATGTAGTAAGAGTGATCAAACTGTGTACTCGTTATGGGGCTACCTGTATACCATTTGGCGGTGGAACGAGCGTCAGCGGTGCGTCATCTTGTCCAGTGAATGAACAGCGAACAATCATCTTGCTGGACACTTCCCAGATGAATAGAATATTGTGGATAGATAGAGAAAATTTAATCGCCTGCTTCGAGTCTGGAATCATTGGCCAGGACCTTGAAAAACAGCTACGTCTTCAAGGGCTGACTTCTGGCCACGAACCCGATTCTTATGAATTCTCTAG TTTAGGAGGATGGGTCGCGACAAGGGCGAGTGGTATGAAGAAGAATCGCTATGGGAACATCGAGGATCTAGTGATACGAGTGAGAATGGTCACTGGCAGAACAGAGGATCCCGAGATAACGTTGGAGAGGGGTATCATGGTGCCAAGAGCTTCGTGTGGCCCAGACTTCGACCATATGATCCTTGGCAGTGAAGGGACGTTGGGTGTCGTCACGGAAGTAGTAATGAAAATTAGGCCGTTACCAAAAGTAGTCAAATATGGTAGTGTAGTTTTCCCAAATTTTGAGACGGGCGTAGCGGCGTTGCGTCAG GTAGCCAAAGAACGGTGCCAGCCTGCTAGCATACGCTTGATGGACAACGAACAGTTTCAGTTCGGACAGGTGTTGCGACCGGAGAGCGGTTGGGGTAGTTTAATTTTGCAAGGGTTGAAGCAGGCGTACATCACGAGGATAAAGGGTTTCAAGTGGGACCAGATATGCGTGGCAACTCTGTTGTTCGAGGGTAACACGGCGGCGGAGGTGGCAGCGAACGAGCAACAGATTTACAAGATCGCGAAGGAACACTACGGTGTGCCGGCTGGTGAGACGAACGGTGAACGTGGCTACGTGTTGACGTTCGTGATAGCGTACATCCGAGATCTTGGTTTGGATTACTATATCTTAGCGGAGTCGTTCGAGACGTCGGTTTCTTGGAATCGTACGTTGTCGCTCTGTAGGAACGTGAAGTCGCGCGTGGCCAGGGAGTGTTACAAGAACAAAGTCGAACATTATTTCATTTCTTGCCGCGTGACGCAGACGTACGATGCCGGATGTTGTATATACTTTTACATGGCGTTCAATTACCGAAATCTCGCGGATCCGGTCGAGACGTACGAGGCCATCGAACACTCTGCGCGCCAGGAGATACTCGCCAGCGGTGGTTCCTTGTCCCATCATCACGGCGTAGGTAAATTACGTGCCTGTTACTATGCGGACGCCGTTGGAGAAGCGGGAGTGTCGTTGTACAAGGCTGCGAAAGCACACCTGGACCCCCATAACGTTTTCGCAGCTGGAAATCTGGTCCCAAATAGCATATCGAAACTGTGA